Genomic window (Deltaproteobacteria bacterium):
TAAATACAAATAATATAGTTTTCATAAGAAGATACCTTTCATTTTTTTTTGGTTTTATAACGTTATGTACCATAAACAAAGCTTTATGTCAATCAATTATTTAGTAAGTACTTACTAAATAAAAACTATATTAATAAAAATTAAGAGTTTAAATACTTTAGAATGTCGGCCTCAAGATCTTTTGGTTCAGTTTGAGGTGCGTATCTATCAAGGACTTTGCCATCCTTGCTTACTAAAAACTTGGTAAAGTTCCATTTAATTGATTCAGAACCTAAAATTCCTGGAGCCTGCACTTTAAGAAACTTATAAAGGGGATCCGCTTTTTCTCCATTTACATCAACTTTTGCAAGAATGGGGAAAGTGACGTCATAGGTTAATTTGCAAAAAGTCTGAATTTCCTCATCTGTGCCTGGCTCTTGGGCTCCGAATTGATTGCAGGGGAAGCCAAGAATCATTAATCCTTTTTCAACATATTTTTTATATAATTCTTCTAATCCTTTGTACTGATTGGTATAGCCGCATTTACTGGCCACATTAACAATCAAAATTACTTTTCCCTTATGCTGTGACAAAGGATAGGGTTCATTTTTATTACTTAAAACAGAAAAATCAAAAAAAGAATTCATGAAAGCTCCTTGATAAACTGGTAGTAGGCAGTCTATATTAGCTCTGATAAAACTTCAAACTTAAGTTAGTTAATTTAGGTAAACAGTTTTTGGAGGTCTCATGAAAAAAATAGCTCTATTAATTTCTGGTTGTGGACATAAAGATGGTGCTGAAATCACAGAAGTCGTTAGTTTGCTCGTAGGTTTAAACAAATGGAATGCGATGGTGACCACGTTTTCTTTGGATATTGAAATAGAAGTGACCAATCACCTGACCAAGAGAATTCAAACAGGAGAAAAAAGAAATATGCTTGCAGAGGCTGCAAGGATCACACGAGGAGAAATTCAAGATTTAAATTCATTGGTTGTCCAAGATTTTGATGGGCTTGCCATTGCTGGGGGAATAGGGGCAGCTATTCACTTTTCAAATTGGGCAGAAAAAGGAAGTGATTGCAAAGTTCACCCAGAAGTTCAAAGAGTCATTGAAGAATTTTATCAAGCTGAAAAGCCTATAGCCGCTGTTTGTATTGCACCGGTTTTATTAGCAAAAGTTTTGGGTTCAAGAGGAATTGCCATCACCCTAGGAAATGATCCCAAAGTATTTGCGGAGGTTAAGAAAACGGGCGCACGGGTAGTCGAATGTCCAGTGAGTGACTATATCACGGATAGAGATCATCGATTGTTGACGACTCCAGCTTTTATGCATGACGCGACTTTTGCTCAAGTATTTGAAGGTATTTCTCTGATGACTAAAGAATTGGTAGAGATGGCGTAATGAAAAAAATAGCACTTATCTTCGGCGGAGTTTCTTCAGAAAGGCTTGTTTCCGTAGCTACAGCCCAAAATCTGGTGAATTTTTTGGAAGATCCAGATATTTATTTTTTAAGTCAAAAAGGACCATGGTATCAAACCGACAAGAACAAATTAATTGAACACCAAAATCCTTTTAAATCAGAATTTATATCCTATGGTGAAAAAGTTGCTGAGGATCTCCTCTCAGCAAAGAAAATCTTGGATGGTAAATGTGTTGTCATAGCACTTCATGGGACCGAAGGCGAGGATGGTTCCATTCAAAAGTTCTTCGAAGAAAATAAGATTTGTTTCACAGGGTCTGGATCTTCATCGAGTGCCCTTTGCTTTGACAAGACCCGGTCTAAAGTGAAGGCTAAAGAATATGGTATTTCTCTAGCTCAAGAGATCGTTCTAGATTTTAAAAAAAATCAGCCAATAGAAGATTTAAAATTATTTTTTAAAAGGCATTCTAAAATAGTTTTAAAGCCTGTAGCCAATGGATCAAGTTTTGGTCTGTTCATTATAGATAATCTTGAAAAACTTCAATCCGCTGTTTCAAGCATTAGAAATTCTAATAATCCCCACTATCTTTGTGAAGAGTTTATTGAAGGTCGAGAAATGACTGTCGGAGTTTTTGAAAACCAAAGTGAAATGAAGGCGCTATGCCCCAGTGAAGTTCTCTTGGATAAAGGTTCTAATTTCGATTATGAAGGAAAGTATTTGGGGATTGGGAGTAAGGAAATCACTCCGGCAATGATTACTGAGAGTGAAAAGAAGCAGTGTCAAGACTTGGCCTTAAAAGCCCATCAGGTTTTTGGATGTTATGGTTATTCAAGAACGGATATGATTTTAACAAGGAGTGGGCCGGTATTTTTAGAAACAAATACCTTGCCTGGAATGACGAAGGCTTCTTTTTATCCCCAACAACTAGCAGCCGATAAAATCTTGTTCAAATATTTTATTGATTCACAAATAGTCATGGCGAGTAAGAGATATCTCTAAGTTAATAGGTCCAGAATTTTTTGGGCCTCAATTTTGCTTTAACTTTCATTGCAATAAAGGTTGTCTTCATAAGAGAGGCATCTTTTTCTGGGGAGAAAAAATGGAAGCAAAAAAAATACAGTACTTTGAGAATGTAAATCATCCAGTTCACAGTGAGTATATCAAAGCGCAAAGTCATTGTGTTTTGTGTGGAAGTATCCTAGAGCTAAATCATACGGCGAATAAAGATAGTAGAACCATCAAAGAGGAGGCTTACTGCCCTCAATGCACTCTGAAAACGAGAGCTAAAATCTATTTATTAAATTAAGACAGGTCTTTGAGTTTGTTTAAGAGTGTATTTAAGAAATAGCTTGGTGCACTGGATGTTTTATTTGACAAGAAAGATGTCAATTCTTTGACGAGATTCATACGGCCAGTGTTGTTGTTTGTTACTAACTTATTGTGAATTTCCTAATTTGAAAAAAGAAGGTTATTGATCCCTGGCCAAAAAGGGTTAAAGTAAAGTTATGTTTGTATCTTTTCTTGAGAGCATTAAGTATGTGGGGCACTTAGTTCCTATTTCATTTCTTAGAGTTTTTTTAGGCTATTATTATTTGGAAGAGGCGATTCAAAAATATTCTGGTGATTTTTTAATAAAGCCAAAAATTGCAGAATCTATATCTGAATTTTTACCCTTAAGTCATGCTCCCGAATGGTATAAGATAATCATATCGAGTCAATTTATTCCCCAGTGGCAATTTTTAGCATTTCTCATTACTGGATTTGAATTGGCAATTGGAATTTCATATATTTTTGGTTATGTCGTAAGGCCCATGGCTCTGGTAGGAATTTTTTTATCAATGAATATGATTTTTATATTGGGGCCTCAATTTGAAGATCTAAATAAAACATTTCTTGCTGTGCATTTTATGATGGCGTGGATTGGGGCTGGTAGATGTTTAGGTTTAGATTATTATTTCTATAAACGTCGTCGTGGGTTTTGGTGGTGAACAGTGCAACATTTTATTTTCTTTCTTTCTACGATTTTTTTTGTATTGATTTTTAGTTTTTTTAATAAGCAAAACAAATCGGATCAAATAAAGCCCACTCTAAGAATATTTGGGTATTCTTCATTTATTTCAAAGTATGGGCCAGGAACCGACTTGAAAGAACTATTTGAAAAAACATGTGACTGCCATATTGATTACATCGAAGGGGCTGATTCAGGAATCCTCTTACAACGAATTAAATTAGAGGGATCTACTTTAGGAGCTGACCTGGTTATTGGATTTGATCAATTCGATTTGCAAAAAGCACTATCCGAAATAAAGTGGAGAAAATTGGATTTTTCCCAACTAGAACTGGATCAAATCATAAAACCGGCGTTAAATAACAATTATTTTGTCCCCTTTGACTGGGGAATCATGGCATTTGTAGGCAGAAAAGATGACTCCTTGGTTCCCCCTAAATCTTTGTCCGATCTTTTGAAGCCGCAATATAAAAGAAAATTTGCATTACAAGATCCAAGGACATCATCTCCTGGAATGCAGTTTTTAGCATGGATTAAAAAGACATTTTCAGATGAAGAATACAAGAAATATATTGAACAGATTATTGATCAGGCACATAGCTTCTCGCCAACATGGTCGGTCTCCTATGGACTCTTTGTTAAGAAACAAGTAAATTTCGTATTTTCATATACGACATCACCACTTTATCATTTAATCTCAGAAAAAAATTCTAATTATTTCGCCATTCCATTTTCAGAAAAACATCCGGTCCAATTTGAATTTTCAGGTATTCCTGCAGACTGTAAAAACTGTGAGAAAGCAGAACAGTTTATTAATTTGATGCTTTCTGAAGAGGGTCAAAAAATAATCATGAATAAAAATTATATGTATCCAGTTTTAAAGTCTGTTCGAGCAGGAACTCCTTTCGAACCTTTAATGGCTTTGGAAAAACTAATCCCTTTTGAAATCCCGTCAGCTAGCGATATAGAAGGTCTGTTCCAAAATTGGTCTGAAGCGAGGAAGGGAAATAGACTTGCGAAATAAAAGAATACTGCAAATGGGGATTGTTATTTTCCTGCTGTATCCCTTTTTAGTATTATTTTTTAGAATATCGGGGAATGTCCATATTGATATGGATGAATTATTTTGGTCTTTGAAGAACACGAGTCTGCAAGCCTTCCTCTCCGCTTTGTTTTCTTTAATTTTTGGCTTTTTTCTATCTTTAGGCGTTTTGAGTTATCAAAATTTGAGTAAATATAGAACGAGCCTGGATCTCTTTTTTCTATTGCCGAGTTTTATTCCTAATTTATTTATTATTATTGCTTTGATGAATTTGATAGATCCATTTCCGATAGGCATGATTGGAATTATTATTGCCCATGTGGTAATAAATACGGGAATCGTTGCGATCTTCTTAAAGAACAACATTCAATTAAAGCTTGGAGTAAGTGGAGAATTAGCCTTAGTCATGGGATCTTCACGAATGAGATTCTTAACTAAGATTTTAATTCCTCAATTAAAAAAAGATTTTTTTGAAATATTTTTTTTCGTTTTTTGTATTTGTTTTTCTAGTTTTTCGATTCCCATGGTTATTGGTGGGGGGAGAGGAGTTAATTTAGAAATTTTAATTTATGAAAAAATAAGAATCTATTCTGATTGGTCAAGTGGGGTTGTCATTGCAACTCTACAAAGTTTAATATTATTTGCATTCTCTTTTTTGACTTTTAAATCCCAGAAATATCAATCAAAGCAAAATTTTAACTTTCAAATTATTTCTTCAAAATCAGTATTGTTATTTTTTTTACTCAGCTATGTATTATTTTTGACTTCCTTTTTTAGAGGGCTATTTGAGGGCACTGGTTTTTCAAGTGACTTGTATTTGTTTAAATCCGAATTATTTTCTGCTTTGTTTGGAACGATAATCCTCTCGACTGCTGTTGGAATGGGTGTTTTTGGTTACTTGATTTTATTATCCTATGTTTGGAAAAACAATATGTTTGCAAAATTTTTACAGGGTTATTTGACTCCGAGTAGCGCTTTAGTGGCCTTATCGCTCTTATTGGTGGGGCCAAATGTAGGGTTCTTCGTTTTTCTAAAAATTTCCATTGCCTTACTTATTCTCTATTCCAGTTTAGCTTATAGGTTAGGTTGGAACTCTTTACTTTACGAGTTAGAAACTGAAAAAGAAAAGGCACTTATTTTGGGAGCAAGTGAAAACCTCATTTTTAAAAAAATCGTCATTCCGTTGGTTTTAAAAAAAGCATTTTTTATTTCCGGTCTTTGTGCCTTTTGGGCTTCGGGGGAGTTTGCTATTTCTAAAATTTTAGCACAAGGTGATTTTACGCTGGCCATGATGACTGAAACTTTTATTTCACAATACAGATTAAGTATAGCTTCATGGCTCACTTTAGTTGTACTATTTTTAGGAGTTTTAATTTTTTACATTTTTATCGGGGTGGGACGTGTCCTTAGTCAAAAAATTGAAGATTCATTATGATGATTTCTCCATCGAGATTGAGAATTGGGAAATTCTGGATAAGGGGGTCACGGTTCTGTGGGGGCCCTCGGGCTCTGGAAAAACATCCGTATTTAGGGGGCTCTTAGGTTTAGAGAAAACAGCCGAATGTTCTTGGGTGTTTAACAATCAGGATATCGGTAAAATTCCAGTTAGGGAAAGAAAAATTGGGGTGGTGTTTCAAAATTACGAGCTATTTTCTCATATGACAGCACTTCAAAATATAAAATTTGCAGCTGAGTCGAGATTGGTTACCAATGAGGAATTTAATAGTAAATTAAATCAACTAACTAAAAAATTAAGAATTGAAAATGTTCTTGATAAAAATATTAAACTGCTGTCGGGGGGGGAGAGGCAACGGGTTGCATTTGCTTTGGCATTAATTGGAAAGCCACGAATTTTATTTCTCGATGAACCCTTTTCTGCTTTAGATGAAGAACTTAAAGAAGAAAGCAGAAACTTAATTAAAAGCATTTTGGTAGATCAAGAAATCCCGGTGCTCCTCATCACCCATGATAAAAGGGATGTTGAATCCCTTGCGCAAAAAGTGAGTACCATTAAAATGGGAAGAATGGTTACCTAGATCTTAATAAATCTTCCACACTTATTAATTTAGAAAAATAGTTTTCAATTTCAGACTGGTCACTAATACTTGAGAAATAGAAATATTCATTTTTTCTAACACTTCATCCAAGTGATTCAGAACCATATTCTCAAATTGTAATCCTACGATGGTTGACCATTGGGGCAAATGTTCAAAAGCTCTTGAAGAGTAAAGTCAGCTGAAATCCGTCCAACGAATTGACTCGCTTTTAAAATATTTTGTTGAATCCTAGTAGAGACAGACCCACAGAGAATAAGAATTAAATTTGTGTGGTCGCTGAAGTGAAGATCCCAGGCATTCTTAAGATGGCTTGGGAAATTTATATCTTGTGATCCCATCCAAGAAATTTCATCGAGTTGGTCTTGGTTTGTTTGTGGAAGTACTGGAGCGACATTTTATGTTGATTTAACTAAAAAAGCATTCCAGTACCAATTAAATACGAGAGGAATGTCAAATAGTAAGACAGCGTAAGATTGAATATGTCTATATATCTACAGTGGAAAAAAAAATCAGTTTCAATTATAGTTCGTAACGAAACAAATTCAGCAAAGGTTGCTGAGGAGAATTTTTAACACGTAGAACGGTTGGTTGTATGGCGAAGCCATTGAGCATTAATTCGTTAAAAATAAAATCTCTGTTTAAAATCTTAATTGTTTT
Coding sequences:
- a CDS encoding ABC transporter permease subunit: MDELFWSLKNTSLQAFLSALFSLIFGFFLSLGVLSYQNLSKYRTSLDLFFLLPSFIPNLFIIIALMNLIDPFPIGMIGIIIAHVVINTGIVAIFLKNNIQLKLGVSGELALVMGSSRMRFLTKILIPQLKKDFFEIFFFVFCICFSSFSIPMVIGGGRGVNLEILIYEKIRIYSDWSSGVVIATLQSLILFAFSFLTFKSQKYQSKQNFNFQIISSKSVLLFFLLSYVLFLTSFFRGLFEGTGFSSDLYLFKSELFSALFGTIILSTAVGMGVFGYLILLSYVWKNNMFAKFLQGYLTPSSALVALSLLLVGPNVGFFVFLKISIALLILYSSLAYRLGWNSLLYELETEKEKALILGASENLIFKKIVIPLVLKKAFFISGLCAFWASGEFAISKILAQGDFTLAMMTETFISQYRLSIASWLTLVVLFLGVLIFYIFIGVGRVLSQKIEDSL
- a CDS encoding ATP-grasp domain-containing protein — its product is MKKIALIFGGVSSERLVSVATAQNLVNFLEDPDIYFLSQKGPWYQTDKNKLIEHQNPFKSEFISYGEKVAEDLLSAKKILDGKCVVIALHGTEGEDGSIQKFFEENKICFTGSGSSSSALCFDKTRSKVKAKEYGISLAQEIVLDFKKNQPIEDLKLFFKRHSKIVLKPVANGSSFGLFIIDNLEKLQSAVSSIRNSNNPHYLCEEFIEGREMTVGVFENQSEMKALCPSEVLLDKGSNFDYEGKYLGIGSKEITPAMITESEKKQCQDLALKAHQVFGCYGYSRTDMILTRSGPVFLETNTLPGMTKASFYPQQLAADKILFKYFIDSQIVMASKRYL
- the elbB gene encoding isoprenoid biosynthesis glyoxalase ElbB; translation: MKKIALLISGCGHKDGAEITEVVSLLVGLNKWNAMVTTFSLDIEIEVTNHLTKRIQTGEKRNMLAEAARITRGEIQDLNSLVVQDFDGLAIAGGIGAAIHFSNWAEKGSDCKVHPEVQRVIEEFYQAEKPIAAVCIAPVLLAKVLGSRGIAITLGNDPKVFAEVKKTGARVVECPVSDYITDRDHRLLTTPAFMHDATFAQVFEGISLMTKELVEMA
- a CDS encoding ATP-binding cassette domain-containing protein, with translation MSLVKKLKIHYDDFSIEIENWEILDKGVTVLWGPSGSGKTSVFRGLLGLEKTAECSWVFNNQDIGKIPVRERKIGVVFQNYELFSHMTALQNIKFAAESRLVTNEEFNSKLNQLTKKLRIENVLDKNIKLLSGGERQRVAFALALIGKPRILFLDEPFSALDEELKEESRNLIKSILVDQEIPVLLITHDKRDVESLAQKVSTIKMGRMVT
- a CDS encoding thiamine ABC transporter substrate-binding protein encodes the protein MQHFIFFLSTIFFVLIFSFFNKQNKSDQIKPTLRIFGYSSFISKYGPGTDLKELFEKTCDCHIDYIEGADSGILLQRIKLEGSTLGADLVIGFDQFDLQKALSEIKWRKLDFSQLELDQIIKPALNNNYFVPFDWGIMAFVGRKDDSLVPPKSLSDLLKPQYKRKFALQDPRTSSPGMQFLAWIKKTFSDEEYKKYIEQIIDQAHSFSPTWSVSYGLFVKKQVNFVFSYTTSPLYHLISEKNSNYFAIPFSEKHPVQFEFSGIPADCKNCEKAEQFINLMLSEEGQKIIMNKNYMYPVLKSVRAGTPFEPLMALEKLIPFEIPSASDIEGLFQNWSEARKGNRLAK
- a CDS encoding glutathione peroxidase, with translation MNSFFDFSVLSNKNEPYPLSQHKGKVILIVNVASKCGYTNQYKGLEELYKKYVEKGLMILGFPCNQFGAQEPGTDEEIQTFCKLTYDVTFPILAKVDVNGEKADPLYKFLKVQAPGILGSESIKWNFTKFLVSKDGKVLDRYAPQTEPKDLEADILKYLNS
- a CDS encoding DoxX family membrane protein, which gives rise to MFVSFLESIKYVGHLVPISFLRVFLGYYYLEEAIQKYSGDFLIKPKIAESISEFLPLSHAPEWYKIIISSQFIPQWQFLAFLITGFELAIGISYIFGYVVRPMALVGIFLSMNMIFILGPQFEDLNKTFLAVHFMMAWIGAGRCLGLDYYFYKRRRGFWW